Genomic DNA from Halobaculum sp. MBLA0147:
TGCGGTCGACCGCGCGGCCGTCGACGACGCGATCGCGGACGCCGGGTACACCCCGGTCCGCGAGGAGGCGGACGACGACGACGAGACGAGCGAGGCGGACCGACGCGAGGCCGCTCGGACGGCGGAGATCCGTCGCCAGCGTCGCCTCACCCTCGTCGGCGTCGCCGTCTCGACACCGTTGCTGGCCGTGATGGTCGCCCACCTGTCGGGGATCGGTGCGCCGGAGCGACTGCTGGGTGTCGAACTCGGCTGGTACCAGTTCCTCCTGGCTGGCGTCGCGCAGGTGGTGCTCGGTCGCGAGTTCTACGCGAACAGCTACGACGCGGTGGTGACGAACCGCACCGCGAACATGGACGTGTTGATCGCGCTGGGCTCTTCGACGGCGTTCGGCTACTCCGTCGTCGCCTTGGTCGGTGTGCTCCCCGACGCCGGACTGTACTTCGACACCGCCGCGATGATCCTCACGTTCATCACACTCGGTAACTACCTGGAGGCTCGCTCGAAAGGCCAGGCCAGCGAGGCGCTGCGCTCGCTGTTGGAGTTGGAGGCCGACACCGCGACTCGCCTCCGCGAGACCGACGACGGTGAGACGGTCGAAGAGGAGGTCCCGCTGGCCGAGGTGACGGTCGGCGACCGGCTGAAAGTGCGACCGGGCGAGCGCGTCCCGACGGACGGCGAGGTCGTCGAGGGTGAGTCGGCGGTCGACGAGTCGACGGTCACCGGGGAGTCCGTGCCAGTGTCGAAGACCCCCGGCGACGAGGTGATCGGCTCGACGGTGAACGAGCAGGGGGTGCTCGTGATCGAGGCGACGCGCGTCGGCGAGGACACCGCGATCCAGCGGATCGTCGAGCGCGTGAAGGCCGCCCAGGCGCGCCAGCCGGCGGTCCAGCGCGTCGCGGACCGCATCTCCGCGTACTTCGTGCCCGCCGTGATCCTCAACGCCCTGCTGTGGGGCGCCGTGTGGACGCTCGCGCCGGAGACACTCGCGGGGTTCGTCGCCGGGCTCCCCGCCTGGGGACTCGCCGCCGGCGGCCCGGCGACGGTAGGCGTGACGGAGTTCGCGGTGCTCGTGTTCGCCTCCGCGGTGTTGATCGCCTGTCCGTGTGCGCTCGGGCTGGCGACGCCGGCCGCGACGATGGTGGGGACGAGTATCGGCGCTCAGAACGGCCTCCTGTTCGACGGTGGGGACGTGTTGGAGCGGGTCCGCGACGTGGAGGCGGTGGTCTTCGACAAGACCGGGACACTCACCGAGGGGGAGATGGAGTTGACCGACGTACGACCGATCACACCGACCACGGACGGCGCGGTCCCCGAGTCCGACGAGAGTGAGGCCGGCGTCGGCCACGGAGACGCCACGGAACGGCTCCTCGCGGTCGCGGCGACGGCGGAGTCGGGGAGCGAACACCCGATCGGCGCGGCGATCGTCGACGGCGCCCGCGAGCGCGGGGTCGAGCCCGGCGAGTTGACCGCGCTTCAGAACGTGGCGGGCGAGGGGATCCGCGCACGGACCGAGCACGGCGACGTGGTCGTCGGGAAGCCGACGCTGCTCGCGGAGCGAGACGTGGACGTGGGGCCCGCTGAGTCGGCGATCGCGGAGCTGCGCGCGGAGGGGAAGACCGCCGTCGCGGTCGCGGTCGACGGGGAGCTGTTGGGTGTGCTCGCGGTCGCGGACGAGGTGCGCGAGAGCGCCCGCGAGGCGGTCGCGGCGCTGCGGGACCGCGGGATCGCGGTCCACGTGCTCACCGGGGACAACGAGCGGACCGCGGCGGCGGTCGCGGAACGGGTAGGTGTCGACCCGGCGAACGTCCGCGCAGACGTGTTGCCCGACGAGAAGGCGGACGCCGTCGAGGCGATCCAGGCAGACGACACCCGCGCCGCGATGGTGGGTGACGGCGTCAACGACGCGCCGGCGCTGGCGGCGGCGTACGTCGGCGTCGCGATCGGCTCGGGGACCGACGTGGCGATCGAGGCGGCGGACGTGACCCTGATGCGCTCGGACCCCTACGACGTAGTGCGCGCGATCAACGTCTCCGAGGGGACGCTGGCGAAGATCCGCCAGAACCTCTTCTGGGCGCTCGGCTACAACACCGCGATGATCCCGCTGGCCTCGCTGGGCTTGCTCCAGCCGGTGCTCGCCGCGGGTGCGATGGCGCTGTCGTCGGTGTCCGTGTTGTCGAACAGCCTCCTGTTCCGGCGGTACGACCCCGACGACCGCTACGCGCTGGCGGGGCTGTTCCGCCGCGGCGACTGATCGCCGTCGTCTCGGGTGTGTGGACGGGTGGTCGTGATCGCGACGACGGCCGCGCCGAACAGGTCGTCGATGGCGGTCTGTGCGTTCCCGAGCACGGAGAGCGTGAGGTACAACAGGAGCACTGCACCGACGAGCGTCATGAGCAACAGGAGAACCGTCGTCGGGTCCGAGGCGGCGCGGGACTGCACAGTGGGCGAAGGTGCCGCGACCGACAAATCTGTTCCGACCAGGACGACCGACGAGTCGCAGAACGCACACGGACGCTTCGGTTACCTACCACTCCAAGCCCAACCGCCGGAGCGCCACGATCACGAGGTAACCGACCAGTCCGAGTCCGAACAACAGCCCCGGGAGGACGAACGGCCCCAACACGCGGACCAGCGCGTCGACCGGCGGAATGCCCATACGCGCCTCCGAAGACCCGCCGCCGGTTAAGTCCGTGGAGTCTCGCCGCACCCGACACTGCTCTGGTAACGTTTCACACCCGAACGCGAAATACCCGCCGAGCGTCGGCCACACGTTGGACGGCGGAAACCGACGCGGGGGAAAGGTACAAACGGCCCGCAGATTTCAGGGTGGGTATGGTTCGCACAGACGACGGTGTGAGCAGACGGACGTACTTGCAACTGGTCGGCGCCTCCAGCGTCGCGGGGATCACCGCGACGGCGGGGTGCAGTGCCGGCGGCGGTGGCGGCGAGGAGATCACCCCCGCGACGGCGCCCGGGTTCCCGCCGTTCGAGATGAAGAACGACGCGGGCGAGTTGATCGGGTTCGACGTGGACCTGCTGTCCGCGGTGGTCGAGGAGACGGAGTTCACCCTCGGTGAGTGGGAGGAGTTCGAGTTCTCCTCGCTGATCCCGGCGCTGAAGAACGACCGCGCGGACGTGGTCGCGGCCGCGATGACGATCACCGACGACCGCGACGAGTCCGTCGACTTCTCGGAGTCGTACTACTCGGCGGACCAGGCGATCCTCGTCGCCGACTCCGGCGACTTCGCACCGTCGGAGCTGGCCGACCTCGCGGACGGGAAGGTCGGCGCACAGGAGGGAACGACCGGGGCGAGTGTCGTCACCGAGCAGTTGGTGGAGGGCGGCGACCTCGCGGAGGCGGACTTCAACACCTACGGGAGCTACGTGTTGGCCGTCGAGGACCTCGTCAACGGCAACGTCGACGCGGTCGTCGTCGACACGCCGGTGGCGAACACCTTCGCCGCGAACCGTCCGGTGAGCGTGACGTTCACCTACGAGACGGGCGAGAACTACGGCTTCGCGGTACAGGAGGGTGACTCCGACCTCCAGTCGGCGCTCGACGACGGACTGGCGACGGTCCGCGAGGACGGCACCTACGAGGAGTTGACCGCCGAGTACTTCACGGGGTGAGTCGGCGGTGCCCCTCGTCGACCCGGCGGCGGCGTCACAGCTCGGTGCCGTCGTGTCGCAGGTTCCGTCGCTCCCCCTGCAGGCGTCGCCGGACGACTGGGCGTTCGTCTGGGAGAACCGCGACTACCTGCTGTCGGGCGCGGGGTTGACGGTCGCGCTGACGGTCGTCAGCCTGCTCGTCGGCTTCCTCGCCGGGTTCCCGGCCGGGGTCGTCGAGGCGTACGGCGAGGGGGCGCTCCGTTCGCTCGTCGCGGGTGCCGGCGTCGCCCTGCGCGGGACACCCATCGTGGTGTTGCTGATCGTCGCGTTCTTCGTGTTGCCGACGCCGGACCTGCGACTGCTCGGCCTGGAGGTGTCCGGTGGGTTCGTCGCGGGCGTCCTCGGTCTAGGGCTCCGGAGCGCCGCCTACCAGGCGCAGATCTTCCGTGGCGCGCTCCGGAGCGTCGACGACGGCCAACTGGAGGCCGCCCGGGCCGTCGGGCTCGGTCGGATCGAGGCGATCCGTCGTGTCGCGGTGCCGCAGGCGCTGCGTCGCTCCGTCCCCGGGTTCCAGAACGAAGTGACGATCGTGTTGAAGGACACCAGCGTCGTCTTCGCGATCGGCCTCTCGGAGCTGTTGACGCGGAGCTACGACCTGTTCGTCAGGCAGACGACCGCGGTGTTGGAGGTGATCCTCTTCGCGAGTCTGATCTACTTCGTGTTGACGTTCTCGACGAACCGCGCGCTGGACTACGCCGAGTCGTACTTCGCCATCCCGGAGGGGAACGCGTGACCGACACAGACGGAGACCCGACGACCGACGGCGGCAGTACAGTCGAGGAACCAGTCACGGCGAGCGAGGCCGCGGGCGAGCACCTGCTCGAGATCGAAGACCTCCACAAACGGTACGGAGACGAGACGGTGTTGGAGGGGGTCGGACTGACCATGCAGCGGGGTGACGTGACGGTGCTCGTCGGCCCCAGCGGCTCCGGGAAGTCGACACTGTTGCGGTGTGTCAACCGCCTCACGGAGTTCGAACGCGGGACGATCACGCTCGACGGTGTCGACACGGACGCCATCGACGTGGACGACCTCCGGCGCGACGTGGGGATGGTGTTCCAGGACTTCAACCTCTTCGCACACCTGACGGCACTGGACAACGTCGCACTCGGCCCCCGGCGGGTGCTCGGTCTCTCCGAGACGGAGGCTCACGACCGGGCACGCGACCAGCTCGAACAGGTCGGACTCGGGGACCAGGTGGACTCGTACCCCGGCGAGCTGTCTGGCGGCCAGAAACAGCGGGTCGGGATCGCCCGTGCACTGGCGATGGACCCGAAACTCCTCCTGTTCGACGAGCCGACGAGTGCGCTCGACCCGGAGTTGATCGGGGACGTGCTCGACGTGATGGTCCAGTTGGCCGAGGAGGGGATGACGATGCTCGTCGTCACCCACGAGATGGACTTCGCGCGCTCCGTCGCCTCGGAACTGCTGTTCCTCGAGGACGGCGTCATCGTCGAGCGTGGGCCACCCGAGCGACTGTTCGAGAACCCCCGCGAACGGCGGACCGCAGAGTTCCTCGGGCGACTGACCGACCTGGGTGACGGCACCGACACCGCCGGAGGTGACGCTCCGTGAGTGGTGCAGAGCCCGGTGCCGATGCGGGTACCGGGGGTGGACCGGAGGCGGCCGCCGTCGACCGTGGGGCGACACTCGGCGACGTGGGTGCGGGGCGTGCCGGCGCGCTCGCGGCGTTGGGCGTGTTCTGGCTGTACCTCCTCGTCCGCTGGGTGAACGACTGGTTCGGCGGCGTGGTGGTCCCGAAGGGGACCGCGTTCGTCCCGCCGAGCACGCTGGACGGCGTCGCGGCCGGTGTCCCGGTGGCCGGCGGCGTCGTCGACGCGACCGCGTTCGCACTCGAACACCTGCCGGCGCTGGCGAGTGCGACGTGGCTCACCGTCGTGATGACGGTCGTCGGGATCGGGATCGGTTTCCTGTTCGCCGTCCCACTGGCGGTGGCCCGCGTCTACGGGCGTGTCAGTGCGTACGTCTCGCTGGCGATCACGGAACTGCTTCGAGGGACGCCGCTGCTCGCCCAACTGTTCATGTTGTACTACGGGCTGAACCTCTCTGCGTCCGTGCCGGGCGTCTTCGACAGTGTGCTCGCGAACCGGGCCGTCGCAGTCGCGACGCTGGGGTTCGTGATCAACAGCGCGGCCTACCAGGCGGAGTACGTCCGCGGTGCCATCGAGAGCGTCGACACCGGCCAACTCGCCGCCGGGCGGGCCGTCGGGCTCTCGAAACTCGAGGCGATCCGGTTCGTCGTCCTCCCACAGGGGTTGCGCTTCGCCATCCCCGGGTGGTCGAACGAACTCGTCTACCTCATCAAGTACTCCTCGCTGGCGGCGTTCGTCACCGTCCCGGAGCTGTTCGACACGGCCAACCAGATCGCCTCCGACAACTTCCGGTACACCGCCGTGTTCGCCTTGACGGCACTGCTGTACCTCGCGCTCGTGTTGTCCGCCTCCCGGCTCACCGGCTGGGCGGAGCGGACCACCGCGATCCCCGGCCTCGGCGCCACGAGCGGCGAACAGTGATCGACGGACGGAGTCGACGCCGCGACCGGGCCCGCGGCGGATCCCCGGACCACCCGGCCACGGCTTTTTGTACGAAGCCGCCCCAGTAACCACGTGCACGTCCGGGACCTCCCGCTCGGCGACGAGTACGTCGCACACTTCCGCGAGCAGGGGATCGAGGAGCTGTACCCGCCGCAGGCGGCCGCCGTCGACGCCGGGGTCTGTGACGGCGCGAACCTCGTCGCCGCGGTGCCGACCGCCTCCGGCAAGACGTTCGTCGCGGAACTCGCGCTGCTGTCGGCCGACGGCCCTGGGTTGTACGTCTGTCCGTTGCGAGCGCTGGCTCGCGAGAAGTACGAGGAGTTCGCAGAGTTGCCGGGCGTCTCGGCCGGGATCGCGACCGGCGACTACGACTCCGCGGCGGCGGAGTTGGCGGACCACGACGTGGTCGTCGCCACCTCCGAGAAAGTGGACTCGGCGATCCGCAACGGGGCGGCGTGGATCGCCGACCTCGCCTGCGTCGTCGTCGACGAGGTCCACCTCGTCGGGTCCGAGGGGCGTGGGCCGACGCTGGAGGTGACACTGGCGACGCTGCGGCGCCGCACCGCCGACCCACAGGTGGTCGCACTCTCGGCGACCGTCGCGAACCCGGCGGCCGTCGCCGGCTGGCTCGACGCCGAACTCGTCGAGTCCGACTGGCGCCCGATCGACCTCCGGACGGGGGTGTACGCCGACGGCGCCGTCGCGTTCGACGACGGGACGGAGCGGTCGGTGCCGGTCGGCGGACCGGGCGAGCGTGGGGGCGACGCCACTGGACCCGAGCCTGGAGGCGGCGCCCGGACCGGCGGCGACCCGGACCGCCCGGCGGACGACACGGAGGCGACGGCGGCGCTGGTCGGGGCGGCCGTCGGCGAGGGTGGGCAGGCGATCGCGTTCGTCCGGTCGCGCCGCGAGGCGGAGGAGTTGGCCCAGCGACTCTCGGAGGAACGGTACGCGAACGAGGCCGGGATCGGGATGGAGGCCGCGGCGGTCGCGGAGGAACTCAGACAGGCCGGTACGACCGAACAGGGGGAACGGCTCGCGGAGTGTGCCGCGTGGGGCGTCGCCTTCCACCACGCGGGCGTCCGCTCGGACCACCGCTCCGTGATCGAACGGGCGTTCCGCGACCGAGAGTTGGCGGTGTTGTGTGCGACGCCGACGCTGGCCGCCGGCGTGAACGTCCCCGCACGGCAGGTCGTCGTCCGCGACCAGCGCCGCTACACCGGCTCCGGGATGGAGTGGCTCCCGACGCTGGAGGTCCACCAGATGGCCGGGCGTGCCGGGCGGCCGGGACTGGACCCGTACGGCGAGGCGGTGCTCGTCGGCGACCCCGACACGGAGACGGAGCTGTGGGAGCGGTACGTCGACGCCGGACCGGAGGCCGTCGAGAGTCAACTCCGGGACCGCGCCGCCCTCCGGACACACGCGCTGGCGGTCGTCGCCGCAGGGTTCGCCGACTCGCAGGCGGAGATCCTCGACCTCCTCGGAGAGACGTTCTACGCCCACCGGACGCCGAACCCGGATCTCGGGGGTGTCGTCGGGGACGTGATCGCCGAGTTGATCGAGTTGGACATGCTCGCGCCCGCACCGGAGAGCGGTGCCGAGCTGACGGCGACGGCGTTGGGCGAGCAGGTGTCGCGACAGTACGTCACCCCCCAGACCGGCGCGCGGATGGTGGATGGGCTCCGGACGGTGGCGGGGATGGCCGACGAGGACGTGGGCCCGCTGACGGTGTTGGAGATCCTCTGTGACACGCCGGACATGGACGACACGTACCTCGGGAACGACGAGCGGGCGACGCTGTACCAGTTCGCGCGACGGCACGCGGCGTCGTTCACGACGGACATGACGGAGACGGACGACTTCGAGGCGTGGCTGGAGTCGG
This window encodes:
- a CDS encoding heavy metal translocating P-type ATPase; protein product: MVDIRFDVGGMSCANCAGTIEERLTALDGVSAASANFATDEATVTYDPAVVDTAAVVEAVRAAGYEPITTEVTVGITDMTCANCSQAVEDAVSSLPGVVAVDANFATDEARVEYLAGAVDRAAVDDAIADAGYTPVREEADDDDETSEADRREAARTAEIRRQRRLTLVGVAVSTPLLAVMVAHLSGIGAPERLLGVELGWYQFLLAGVAQVVLGREFYANSYDAVVTNRTANMDVLIALGSSTAFGYSVVALVGVLPDAGLYFDTAAMILTFITLGNYLEARSKGQASEALRSLLELEADTATRLRETDDGETVEEEVPLAEVTVGDRLKVRPGERVPTDGEVVEGESAVDESTVTGESVPVSKTPGDEVIGSTVNEQGVLVIEATRVGEDTAIQRIVERVKAAQARQPAVQRVADRISAYFVPAVILNALLWGAVWTLAPETLAGFVAGLPAWGLAAGGPATVGVTEFAVLVFASAVLIACPCALGLATPAATMVGTSIGAQNGLLFDGGDVLERVRDVEAVVFDKTGTLTEGEMELTDVRPITPTTDGAVPESDESEAGVGHGDATERLLAVAATAESGSEHPIGAAIVDGARERGVEPGELTALQNVAGEGIRARTEHGDVVVGKPTLLAERDVDVGPAESAIAELRAEGKTAVAVAVDGELLGVLAVADEVRESAREAVAALRDRGIAVHVLTGDNERTAAAVAERVGVDPANVRADVLPDEKADAVEAIQADDTRAAMVGDGVNDAPALAAAYVGVAIGSGTDVAIEAADVTLMRSDPYDVVRAINVSEGTLAKIRQNLFWALGYNTAMIPLASLGLLQPVLAAGAMALSSVSVLSNSLLFRRYDPDDRYALAGLFRRGD
- a CDS encoding transporter substrate-binding domain-containing protein, which translates into the protein MVRTDDGVSRRTYLQLVGASSVAGITATAGCSAGGGGGEEITPATAPGFPPFEMKNDAGELIGFDVDLLSAVVEETEFTLGEWEEFEFSSLIPALKNDRADVVAAAMTITDDRDESVDFSESYYSADQAILVADSGDFAPSELADLADGKVGAQEGTTGASVVTEQLVEGGDLAEADFNTYGSYVLAVEDLVNGNVDAVVVDTPVANTFAANRPVSVTFTYETGENYGFAVQEGDSDLQSALDDGLATVREDGTYEELTAEYFTG
- a CDS encoding amino acid ABC transporter permease, which encodes MPLVDPAAASQLGAVVSQVPSLPLQASPDDWAFVWENRDYLLSGAGLTVALTVVSLLVGFLAGFPAGVVEAYGEGALRSLVAGAGVALRGTPIVVLLIVAFFVLPTPDLRLLGLEVSGGFVAGVLGLGLRSAAYQAQIFRGALRSVDDGQLEAARAVGLGRIEAIRRVAVPQALRRSVPGFQNEVTIVLKDTSVVFAIGLSELLTRSYDLFVRQTTAVLEVILFASLIYFVLTFSTNRALDYAESYFAIPEGNA
- a CDS encoding amino acid ABC transporter ATP-binding protein — its product is MLEIEDLHKRYGDETVLEGVGLTMQRGDVTVLVGPSGSGKSTLLRCVNRLTEFERGTITLDGVDTDAIDVDDLRRDVGMVFQDFNLFAHLTALDNVALGPRRVLGLSETEAHDRARDQLEQVGLGDQVDSYPGELSGGQKQRVGIARALAMDPKLLLFDEPTSALDPELIGDVLDVMVQLAEEGMTMLVVTHEMDFARSVASELLFLEDGVIVERGPPERLFENPRERRTAEFLGRLTDLGDGTDTAGGDAP
- a CDS encoding amino acid ABC transporter permease, whose translation is MGAGRAGALAALGVFWLYLLVRWVNDWFGGVVVPKGTAFVPPSTLDGVAAGVPVAGGVVDATAFALEHLPALASATWLTVVMTVVGIGIGFLFAVPLAVARVYGRVSAYVSLAITELLRGTPLLAQLFMLYYGLNLSASVPGVFDSVLANRAVAVATLGFVINSAAYQAEYVRGAIESVDTGQLAAGRAVGLSKLEAIRFVVLPQGLRFAIPGWSNELVYLIKYSSLAAFVTVPELFDTANQIASDNFRYTAVFALTALLYLALVLSASRLTGWAERTTAIPGLGATSGEQ
- a CDS encoding DEAD/DEAH box helicase; translation: MHVRDLPLGDEYVAHFREQGIEELYPPQAAAVDAGVCDGANLVAAVPTASGKTFVAELALLSADGPGLYVCPLRALAREKYEEFAELPGVSAGIATGDYDSAAAELADHDVVVATSEKVDSAIRNGAAWIADLACVVVDEVHLVGSEGRGPTLEVTLATLRRRTADPQVVALSATVANPAAVAGWLDAELVESDWRPIDLRTGVYADGAVAFDDGTERSVPVGGPGERGGDATGPEPGGGARTGGDPDRPADDTEATAALVGAAVGEGGQAIAFVRSRREAEELAQRLSEERYANEAGIGMEAAAVAEELRQAGTTEQGERLAECAAWGVAFHHAGVRSDHRSVIERAFRDRELAVLCATPTLAAGVNVPARQVVVRDQRRYTGSGMEWLPTLEVHQMAGRAGRPGLDPYGEAVLVGDPDTETELWERYVDAGPEAVESQLRDRAALRTHALAVVAAGFADSQAEILDLLGETFYAHRTPNPDLGGVVGDVIAELIELDMLAPAPESGAELTATALGEQVSRQYVTPQTGARMVDGLRTVAGMADEDVGPLTVLEILCDTPDMDDTYLGNDERATLYQFARRHAASFTTDMTETDDFEAWLESVKTARVLLAWIEGADAEEIVAEYRIGPGDLESRIERATWLVGALDALADVVGVSTPAIAEVRGRL